A genomic region of Trifolium pratense cultivar HEN17-A07 linkage group LG3, ARS_RC_1.1, whole genome shotgun sequence contains the following coding sequences:
- the LOC123914981 gene encoding uncharacterized protein LOC123914981, protein MSQSSGSAQIKNKIADTVKTRSKSKKEGSTVVVDAMPISSIPATSSKKKKSAKSTKKVSESSPSISIKSVTIKSKKKKPQSPVKMGLSMSDLYLSKNPSEIANVESHDVASGKNANVESSNKVNEESVKSVSEKVNQETPSAKENPSFVETLGKTQNVAENVCVTNNPSGPENMAVPTNVITDVAEKSQEKAVVTDAPTGVEPSSIPTDAEKDVEASKGGSSPHANTATGSFGSGSNTEASTEEEVNKESTPEHVADSEPENEAGEDSEKATNEEQDIVDVDEVPSEEDLQPPPTQKGIGRRLRSRTTTPAPAVTTTPVVTKKTKDNTLKPVKYGPKKGWSKPIPPPEKKKGVLKRKSAPSSDSDFEAEKDDSSIKPPAKKAMSAKKAMSQAVAPDTEDFPCDNVSFHLPSYAQRWGIICRRRLALERELGKDILECEEIVSLINDAGLIKTVWGLGSCYEKLVREFVVNIPIGCDNPLDKEYQKVYVRGKCVTFSPSVINKVLGNADDSHPDIEVSDNVVCKTITAEKVKTWPKKEKVPAVKLTQKYAILNRIASVNWVPTTHASDIATNLVVQHAKTSVTKQPIAFPTLICDIILSQHPNIRHEGESAKKRATPLAIHQKLYSKQHAPDIVGPSNAAADTPMTRKEMIAMLEANCKELDEKKLQFERMIHALRVEEAAAQAADAGDDGTSGEEEADSDAEGEESDSSPSASV, encoded by the exons ATGTCTCAATCTTCCGGTTCCGCtcagatcaaaaacaaaattgctgatactgtgaaaacaagatcaaaatCTAAGAAGGAAGGATCAACTGTTGTGGTCGATGCGATGCCCATATCAAGTATCCCTGCAACTagttctaagaagaagaaatctgcaAAATCCACTAAGAAAGTAAGTGAATCGTCTCCTTCAATTTCTATTAAGTCTGTTACTATTAagtctaagaagaagaaaccccAATCTCCTGTAAAAATGGGTTTGAGCATGTCTGATCTATACTTGAGTAAGAATCCTTCTGAAATTGCGAATGTGGAATCGCATGATGTTGCCTCCGGCAAAAATGCGAATGTTGAATCGTCTAATAAAGTTAATGAAGAAAGTGTTAAGTCTGTGTCTGAAAAGGTGAATCAAGAAACCCCCTCTGCTAAGGAAAACCCTAGTTTTGTTGAAACCCTAGGAAAAACCCAAAATGTTGCTGAGAATGTTTGTGTGACCAATAATCCTAGTGGTCCTGAGAATATGGCAGTTCCCACGAATGTCATAACTGATGTTGCTGAAAAATCCCAAGAAAAGGCTGTTGTAACCGATGCTCCAACCGGTGTTGAGCCATCCTCTATACCAACTGATGCTGAGAAGGATGTTGAAGCATCCAAAGGTGGATCTAGCCCACATGCTAACACTGCCACTGGGTCGTTTGGCAGTGGATCTAATACTGAAGCTTCCACTGAAGAGGAAGTAAACAAAGAAAGTACTCCTGAACATGTGGCTGATTCTGAGCCAGAAAATGAAGCTGGTGAGGATTCTGAGAAAGCCACCAATGAAGAACAGGACATAGTGGATGTTGATGAAGTCCCCTCTGAAGAAGATCTGCAACCTCCACCTACTCAGAAAGGAATTGGGAGAAGACTGAGAAGCAGGACCACTACACCTGCACCTGCTGTTACCACTACCCCTGTTGTCACCAAGAAAACAAAGGACAATACTCTGAAGCCTGTCAAGTATGGTCCTAAGAAAGGATGGAGCAAGCCTATACCTCCtcctgaaaagaaaaagggtGTGCTGAAAAGGAAGAGTGCACCATCAAGTGACTCTGATTTTGAAGCTGAAAAGGATGACTCAAGCATCAAGCCTCCTGCTAAGAAGGCTATGTCTGCTAAGAAGGCCATGTCTCAAGCTGTTGCTCCTGACACTGAAGATTTCCCTTGTGACAATGTCTCATTTCATCTCCCATCTTATGCTCAACGATGGGGAATAATATGCAGAAGAAGATTGGCTTTGGAGAGGGAACTAGGCAAGGATATTCTAGAGTGTGAAGAGATTGTAAGCTTGATCAATGATGCTGGTTTGATCAAAACTGTGTGGGGCTTAGGCTCTTGCTATGAGAAGCTGGTTAGGGAGTTTGTTGTCAACATTCCTATAGGTTGTGACAATCCCTTGGACAAAGAATATCAGAAGGTATATGTTCGAGGAAAATGTGTGACATTCTCTCCAAGTGTGATCAACAAGGTGCTGGGTAATGCTGATGATTCTCACCCTGACATAGAGGTATCTGACAATGTGGTCTGCAAAACTATCACAGCTGAAAAGGTGAAAACCTGGCCCAAGAAGGAGAAGGTACCTGCAGTCAAGCTAACCCAAAAGTATGCCATCTTGAATCGTATTGCATCTGTCAACTGGGTTCCTACTACACATGCATCTGATATTGCTACAAATCTGG ttgtgCAGCATGCTAAGACCTCTGTCACCAAGCAACCCATTGCATTTCCAACTTTGATCTGTGACATCATCTTGTCCCAACATCCTAATATAAGGCATGAGGGTGAGTCTGCTAAGAAAAGGGCAACTCCTCTGGCCATTCATCAGAAGCTGTACAGTAAACAGCATGCTCCAGATATTGTTGGACCATCAAATGCTGCTGCTGACACTCCTATGACAAGGAAGGAGATGATTGCTATGCTGGAAGCAAACTGTAAGGAGCTAGATGAAAAGAAGTTgcagtttgaaaggatgatacATGCTCTCAGGGTTGAAGAGGCTGCAGCTCAAGCAGCTGATGCAGGTGATGATGGTACTAGtggtgaagaagaagctgactcagatgctgaaggagaagaaagtgaTTCCTCCCCAAGTGCTTCTGTGTAA